A genomic segment from Spinacia oleracea cultivar Varoflay chromosome 3, BTI_SOV_V1, whole genome shotgun sequence encodes:
- the LOC110778888 gene encoding agamous-like MADS-box protein AGL15, with amino-acid sequence MENILNKYRNVVASSTDAGPSNSPSATDLQIQMVQYNPDDELTAMETLSSLSQQLMGKRLEILSHHELHIMEKILNASILSIQNMKEFLLKKEIEKSKQREDRITKENEALREELEELKQKLNPSCSSESNSLKRMRLMCDDQDRIAGKQVELEDDIE; translated from the exons ATGGAAAACATTTTAAATAAATATAGGAATGTTGTCGCTAGTTCTACCGATGCCGGTCCATCAAATTCTCCAAGTGCTACCGATCTTCAGATTCAGATGGTACAa TATAATCCAGATGATGAGTTGACTGCAATGGAAACCCTATCCTCATTAAGTCA ACAGCTAATGGGAAAGAGACTTGAAATTTTAAGTCACCATGAACTCCACATCATGGAGAAAATATTGAATGCAAGCATCTTGTCCATACAAAACATGAAG GAGTTCTTACTAAAGAAGGAGATTGAGAAATCTAAACAGCGG GAAGACAGAATAACTAAAGAAAATGAAGCATTACGTGAAGAA TTGGAGGAGCTTAAACAAAAGTTGAACCCATCTTGCAGTTCTGAATCGAACTCTTTGAAAAGAATGCGCTTAATGTGTGATGATCAAGATCGCATTGCGGGGAAACAAGTCGAGCTTGAGGATGACATAGAATAG